One Ranitomeya imitator isolate aRanImi1 chromosome 1, aRanImi1.pri, whole genome shotgun sequence DNA window includes the following coding sequences:
- the KCTD10 gene encoding BTB/POZ domain-containing adapter for CUL3-mediated RhoA degradation protein 3, producing MEEMSGESVVSSVVPATTTRTTSFKCASTSSKYVKLNVGGALYYTTMQTLTKQDTMLKAMFSGRMEVLTDSEGWILIDRCGKHFGTILNYLRDGAVPLPETRREIEELLAEAKYYLVQGLADECQASLQNKDVYEPFCKVPVITSSKEEQKLIATSNKPAVKLLYNRSNNKYSYTSNSDDNMLKNIELFDKLSLRFNGRVLFIKDVIGDEICCWSFYGQGRKIAEVCCTSIVYATEKKQTKVEFPEARIYEETLNILLYEAQDGRGPDNALLEATGGAAGRSHHLDDDDERDRIERVRRIHIKRPDDRPHLHQ from the exons GAAGAAATGTCAGGAGAGAGTGTGGTGAGCTCTGTGGTGCCCGCAACTACAACCCGGACCACCTCTTTCAAATGCGCCAGCACCAGTTCCAAATATGTGAAGCTAAATGTAGGCGGTGCTTTATATTACACCACCATGCAAACCCTCACCAAGCAGGACACCATGCTCAAAGCAATGTTCAGCGGGAGAATGGAGGTGCTAACGGATAGTGAGG GTTGGATTCTTATAGACCGATGCGGGAAGCACTTCGGGACAATATTAAATTACCTGAGAGATGGAGCTGTTCCGCTTCCAGAAACGCGAAGAGAAATTGAGGAACTCTTGGCGGAAGCAAAGTATTATTTGGTGCAAGGGCTGGCAGATGAATGTCAAGCGTCTCTTCAG AATAAAGATGTATATGAACCTTTCTGCAAAGTCCCAGTGATCACGTCATCAAAAGAGGAGCAGAAGTTGATAGCTACATCTAATAAG cctgctgtcaagTTACTTTACAACAGAAGCAATAACAAGTATTCCTATACCAG taATTCTGATGACAACATGCTGAAGAATATTGAGCTGTTTGACAAGTTGTCATTGAGGTTTAACGGGAGAGTATTGTTCATCAAAGATGTGATTGGTGATGAAATCTGCTGCTGGTCATTCTATGGTCAGGGGAGAAAGATTGCAGAAGTGTGCTGTACGTCCATCGTGTATGCAACAGAAAAGAAGCAAACTAAG GTTGAGTTTCCAGAAGCAAGAATCTATGAAGAGACTCTTAACATCTTATTATATGAGGCACAGGATGGACGAGGACCAGATAATGCTTTGCTTGAGGCCACAGGAGGTGCAGCTGGACGCTCCCATCatcttgatgatgatgatgagcggGATCGCATCGAAAGAGTAAGGCGGATTCACATCAAACGACCAGATGACCGGCCTCATCTTCACCAGTAG